The Scleropages formosus chromosome 11, fSclFor1.1, whole genome shotgun sequence genome window below encodes:
- the LOC108941300 gene encoding L-lactate dehydrogenase B chain-like has product MAVLRERLLLEVTPVMVPETKAKVTVVGVGQVGMACAFSILQLSIADDVTLIDTMEDKLRGEVLDLQHGSLFLKTAKIRAAKDYSETANSKLCIITAGVRQREGESRLDLVHRNVEVFKQIVPQLARHSPDAVLLVVSNPVDILTYVAWKLSGFPRERVIGSGTNLDSARFRFLLAEKLKISPSSVHGHIIGEHGDSSVAVWSGANVAGVRLQSLGPDTKAQQDSEGLLEIHRKVVDSAYEVIRLKGYTSWAIGLSVSNLAQSILKNLRTVQAVSTLVQGLHGISEEVFLSLPCVLGSAGVCGVLNQPLKEAETQRLQRSAQTLWNVQRKLTL; this is encoded by the exons ATGGCCGTGCTGAGAGAGAGGCTTCTCCTGGAGGTAACCCCTGTGATGGTACCCGAGACAAAGGCCAAGGTGACAGTTGTGGGCGTTGGCCAGGTTGGCATGGCCTGTGCTTTCAGTATCTTGCAGTTG AGTATTGCAGATGATGTCACCCTCATTGACACAATGGAGGACAAACTGAGAGGGGAGGTCCTGGATCTGCAGCATGGCAGTCTCTTTCTGAAGACCGCCAAGATACGAGCAGCAAAAG ACTACTCAGAGACTGCCAACTCCAAGCTGTGCATCATCACGGCGGGGGTGCGTCAGCGGGAGGGGGAAAGCCGTTTGGATCTGGTCCACAGGAATGTGGAGGTGTTCAAACAGATCGTTCCGCAGCTGGCCCGGCACAGCCCCGATGCCGTTCTGCTCGTGGTGTCCAATCCAG TGGACATCCTGACCTATGTGGCCTGGAAGCTGAGTGGGTTTCCCCGGGAGCGGGTCATTGGCAGCGGTACCAACCTGGACTCGGCACGTTTCCGCTTCCTGCTGGCAGAGAAGCTCAAGATAAGCCCCAGCAGTGTGCACGGCCACATCATAGGAGAACACGGGGACTCCAGTG TGGCGGTGTGGAGTGGGGCCAATGTGGCCGGGGTGCGTCTGCAGTCCTTAGGTCCTGACACCAAGGCACAGCAAGACTCAGAGGGTTTGCTGGAGATACACCGGAAAGTAGTGGACAG TGCATATGAGGTCATCAGACTGAAGGGCTATACTTCCTGGGCTATCGGGCTGAGTGTGTCCAACCTTGCACAGTCCATCCTGAAGAACCTCAGGACGGTCCAGGCAGTGTCCACCCTGGTCCAG GGTCTCCATGGGATCAGTGAGGAAGTGTTCCTGAGTTTGCCCTGTGTGCTGGGCTCAGCTGGGGTGTGTGGCGTGCTCAACCAGCCCTTGAAAGAAGCGGAGACCCAGCGTCTGCAGCGCAGCGCCCAAACCCTCTGGAACGTTCAGAGGAAGCTGACCCTCTGA